The sequence CAGGGACCATGCTTCTCCCGGCACTGAACCAGCCAGAGCCCCTTGCCTCCGCAACAAAACCCTAGGAACAGAGCTCTGAGCCCCCTCTGCCAGGCAGCCTTCCCTGACCTTCCCAGGAGGGTCAGGCGCCTCCTCTGGGAACCGACCACCTCTTGCCTCCTTCCTCACATCTCCCCGGCGCGGCGCGTGCGAGCTCCTGTGGGTTAGGCAGGTGGGTTCCTCCCTGAACCCCCGACGGGTTGGCAAACCGCCAGTGCTCTGTAAGTCCGCGATAAGCTCACGCTGAACGGGTCTTCCGAGCAGGCCAGGAATGGCTGCCTGCTCACCGCAGTCTCCGGGCCTCCAAGGCAGGGGAGTCGTCGGGACTCAAACCCGTGGCCCCCCTAGATTTGGACATCCCTGGTCTCTGGCACCTGAGATCTCTCTAGAGCCTGGCTCTTTCCCTTGTGCTGTGCTTGGCCGGGACCCACTAATGGGGTTTGTCTCAGTCTGGAATGCCAGGCAGAGCAGCTTGATCTTTCTTTTAGGAGGAAGTATTAGCAGGGAATGGTGGGGTCACGTGTGTGTTTTGAAGGGCCCCTAGCTTCCAGGGAGGATGGCTGCGTTGGGGCTGGCCGTTGGTGGCGGGGCCCCAGGCAGTCCCAGCAGCTGCGGCAGGGGCCTGTTCCTAAGAACACGGGGAAGGGGTGCCCACCCGCCTCCCTCGGGGGAGCAGGCGACccctggtctcagggttgtaagtttgagtcccacgctggatgcagagattactttaaaatctctttaaaaaaaaaaaaaaaagcatgtaggGTGGTTGGTGGGACCCTGGGCTGAAGGCCAAGTCTCTAGCTCAGGTAAACACCAATGCCTTTAGGTTTAAGAAGAATTCCAAAGGCCCAACACACTCCACAGGCCGGTGCTGAGCTTGGCCTTGGACGCCATGAGTTGAGGCACCTGTGGCCTGCACGGGGAGCCAAAACGACTAGATGATCGGGTACATGAACCCCCAACGAGGGAGGGATGGACACTGCAACCAGTTCTCAAGGGATAAAAGGGCAGGAAGTcccgggctggggcaggggacgCAGGCAGGCCCTGACACCCCAAGTCTCCAATCCTTGTAAGTAGCATGTCAGCCAGAGGCCCCTGGTCGCAAGCTGAAGATGAAAGTCATCCCTGTGGGTTGCCCCCATCCTACCTCCCCGGAAGGGAACAAAGCACCCAGTTTGTGGGACAGCCTCCAAGTTCTGGGTCTCGTGGGAGACTCAACCAGCCAGGGTGTGAAACCCGCCTTTCTAGGCGGGTAGGTCCCAACCCGGGCTGCGAGGGGGCAGCCGGTGGAGGAAAGGGCACCCTCCAAAGCCCCGATCCCCACGCTGACATGCAAAGCTGCTGTCCGGGGACAGTGGTGTAGGCTGGCGGCCGCCCAGGCCGGGAGCTCGAACAAGCACTTTCAAGCTCTGGGGGTTTTCTGATGCCCTGCTCCCCGCTCTGCTTCTCCATCCTCGGCTCCTCTGGCATTTCTAGGGGATTCTAGGTCTCCCCATCCCACAGACGAAGAAGCAGAGTTCCAGAACATGCCACACTCGCTCCAAGTCACCCTTGGTCTGGGAACACAGCTTTAGGGGCTGCCCACCAGCTTCCGCAGCCTGGGGCAGGTAGGCAGAGCCAAGGCCATGCCCTAGGGGCAGGTGAGTTGCCAAAGACACAGGACTCCAGAATGGGTTTAACCCCGATGCTGGCCCTCAGTGGGTGACTGTGTCTCCCCCTCCTGTGCCTCAGTGCCCCCACCTTTAGGATGGGGATCTAGTACTTTTGTGCTGGGGCCGAGCAGGGGGTTAGGTTAGTGCGTTAGGCACGAGGACAGCAGCCGGTACTGGACAGGCACTCTGTGTCAGCTCTGAGGGCTGGAACCTGGGAACCCAGGGATATCATCCTGCTCGGGAGAGAGGGCCCTGGGTGCACTCAGGCCTGGGGCTCCCCTGCCTTCTGGGGTGACGTGGGGCAAGGTGCTAATAGGGACGGTCCCACCACACTGGCTGACTGGGTTTCCACGAGGCGAGTGCACAGTGTGAGCTGGGCAGGTTCACTGAGAATCCGTCCCAGCAGGTCTGGGCTAAGCGGCCACAACCGGCAGCTCACCGGCTCTCTCGTGCCCAAATCCGGCTCCAAGCTTGCACCAGTGAACAATTCAGAAAAGGGACATCTGTGGGAAGGCCCTGTCTCCAGGGGGTGCCAGACATGCCCAGGGCCTggggcgcccctccccccacccactgagCACAGGCACGTTCGGAATTAACAGTGAGGCCCCAGGAAGGGCGCAGACACAGCAGACCCCAGACCCCGGTGTTAACCGTAAATGCTGATGAACATGAACCCCATCACACGCGTCCCAGGAAGGCCCCCCCGGGCGCAATGGCGGACAGGACACGACCTTCACAAATGGGGGGACACGGGTCTGAATGGAAGGTGGTCATTGCTTTAATTCGGGTCAGGATCCACACAAGGGCCCTGCAGCTCCGCCCACGGCGCGATCGCTGCGGGTCGCATGGACATGattgtttacaaaaataaatacgaAAAAGCAGCCACTCTCGAGTGATCGTGGACTTAATCCGACCGCGAGGAAATGTGCAGAGACGTCCAGCCTACCTCCTAATTGCACCAAAAGGATCTGGAAGCACTTGGTTTGGTCTCAGAGGCAACACGGCAGGAGGGGCGGGCTGGGCACGCCCCGCCCCTCACATTTCCGAGTCCGCGTACATCCCGTTGATGAGATAGTCCACCTGCGTGTACTCCTTCTTCCTGTAGCTCTCGTAGGCCTGCAGGGCGAGCAGAACCACGACGACGACGAAGAGGGCCACCCCGAGGAAGAGCGCCGCCAGCAGGAAACCCTTGTTCACCAGAGACGGGCTGAGGGGCCTGGTGGTGACCACCACGTACTGGCCTTGGGTGCTGAGCGGGCACAGGTCTGTGGCTGACATCTTCGTGCTCCCGGGAGCCCCAGGCGTCGGGGCGGAGGACGCCGTGCCAGGAGGGGTTTCAGGCGACACGTGCTCAGGTGTCCGGGCTGTGCCTGGCCCCGCAGCCCCATGTGTTGATGGAGCAGGGCTCGGCCGGGTCGTGGGTGACATGGCCTCCCCCTTGGGGGTCGGGCTGGTGGGGGGCACAGGTGCTGGCGCTGAGCTGGTGGTCGGCTCCTGGGCATGGGTTGTGGTGGTGGTCCCTGCTGTGGTGGCCACGGGAGTCACGGATGGGCGGGTGGGCTCCGAGGCTGTGCTGGAGAGGGTGGGTGTGGGCCCACTTGCTGTGTCAGCCGTGGGCCAGCCTGTTGATGCCTGGGTGGCGGGGGCTTGTGTGGACACGTTAAGCACTTGGGGACCCGAGGTGGCCGTGGGACTGGCTGTGGAGTTGCCGGGGGTATGCTGGGAAGGGCTGTGTGTGCCCATCGGGGCGTGGGCAGTCATGACAGGCCCAGTGGTGGGCTGAGCACTGGTGGCCAGTGTCGTCAGAGCTGCTGTCCCTGGCAGTGGGCTGCCACTTGGCACCTGTGTGGGGGGGACACGGACGGCGGTGGAGGATGGGGTCTGCTGTGATGCCgccggggcagggggctggggtgcCCCGGAGGCTACTTGTTCACGGGAACCTTCCGTCCCCGCATCTGTCCTGAGTGTTCTCCCTGCTGTGACTGCAGGAGAGCTGGCGTTGGCCACCGGGGTCCCTGTGGCCAATGGGACAGGAGAAGGTGTCACTGCGGTCATTATTTCGGATATTCCATTAAGGACTCTGGGAACTGTCATCACAGATACACTTTTCTTGGCTGGATTATCTGTCTGGTTGAGGACTAAGTGCCCTTAAAgtcagaaaagggagaaaaagatacCGTCACTTTCCACCCTGTGCAGGGAGATGGCTCAGAGTGTCTTAGTTTGTGGCCTGTCAGTGTGGCCCGGGGGGCCTTTTGGCCTCAGCCCCGTGAGAACGACGGAGGTGAATCGTGAACGCGCTTCCCTCCGCACGCGCAGCCTGCTGCCCCGCAGAGGGGCACGCGGCACTTGGACGTAAGAACTCCCTCGTCCTCTGAACCCGAGCCCGTTGAAGGCTCAAGAACTTCTCTCTTGGGTCCAATTCCCAAAACATCAATCAGAGGGAAAGTCTCACCTCAGAGGTGTGATTCACCATTAACAAAACCCATCACACACATGCGCTTTAGAAACCAGATACATCATCACCAGACAGTCACATCGTAAAACAATTCTTGGCTTTCTGGAAGGATTTGTGGCAGGAATTCCCGGAGATGGTCAGTGTGTGGCACAGAGCAGGAGTATAATGAGATACATGATGTGTGAGCGGACGAATCCCCCAGTGAAGATGGGTTTTATAGGAGAAATTGTGCAGGGCCAAGCAAGTGGCCTTGTCAGGACTCAGAGCTCAGAGGCCCAGTCCCCTGGGAGCTTTCTCCCCAAGCTGGCCCTTGGCGGCTCTGGGGCTCGCAACTCGCTGGACTAGGCCTGCACACGTCCCGTGGGCTCAGGGTGCTTCGGGATCACTGTGGGCCTGACCAGCAGTCACAGGGTTTTCTCACTTACGTGCATCCTGGGATGGCACTTGGCTCTCGGATAAGGACAAGGAGGAAATCCAAACGAGCACAAGGGCTGTCCACATCTTGTGGGTGAGCTAGGAGCCAGGCTGGGCAGTCCCTGAGGCTCCCAGCTGACTGCTCCTCAGGCTGCTGGTGACTCCCTGCTGCTTGGCTGAAGGATCTGGTCAAGAAAGGTCTGGTCAGTAATGCACAGCCTCACCTGGGCCATGGGGCATGGTGGGGTGCCTGCCACGGAGGCGTCTAGAAGGTCCAGGCTGCAAACCGAGCTGAGTATTTTGACCAGGGCCTGGCACCCAGAACAGTGTGATACCTCTCATCCACGGCGATCTAGTGACCTGCCCCACACCTGCATTTGACGGGTTTAGTGGACTCCTCGACCCACTTTCATTCTGCGTCTCAACCTTTGTAAGCACCCACTTTCCCACCCAAAGTTCCTAGTGTGAAAGAGCAGAAGAGCTGACCTCACCTTTCACAAGGGAGATATCGTTTAGCTAGCCAGCTAACTAGCCCCCATTCATCTACCCGTCCATCGTGTGTCACCCATTCACCCATTACCCACCCAGCCATCCATGAATGCACTCACCCAACATgcatccacccaccatccatccaatATTCCCCGAGTGCCTGCTCATGGGCCGGGCAATGCATGTAGAACAAAAAGACGAAAGCCACACAACTCTGTCCTCTAGGcagcctgccacccaggaggaaacacagaaaagagGTCACTGCAAGCTTCTGCAAGCATAGAGGAGAGGCGTGACTCCGTGCCTGGAGCAGGCAGGGGATGGTGCACGGGAAGGCCTTGACATGTCAGTCGGGGGCTGGTCCTCTGTGTGGAGGCCCcagaggtgagtgggggaggcagggtgcTGTGGGGCCTAGAGGAGGCACTGAATTCTGGTGGGTGGAGAGGCGTggccagggaaggcttcctgggaaGGCGGCAGGTGGGCCATGTTCTGAAGGATGGGTGGGGAaggtgtgggggaggtggggggagagcgCAACAGGTGACAGCACCGGGGCCAGAGGCGGGGGGACAGCGTGCGGAGACCTGGGATCAGACCAGAGATTGGCGGGCCACCACGGGGCAGCTGGGGTTTGCGGGGGCGCCGAGGCCGGTGTGTCACCAGCACGGGAAGATGCTTGGGCAGGAGGGATAGATGAGGGGCAGGCGTGACAGAGCCCAGTGAGGAGGCGGCAGGGGTAGCAACACTGGCAGAAGGGGACAAGGCCGCAGGAGCCTGAAGGACTAGACCAGAGGGTGCCACTGCAAGAGACAGAGGTAGTAACGAGGACCTGGTCACCTAGCTATCTGCAGAAACTTCCAGAAATGCCACAACAGCTTGAGCCTCACCAAGAGGAGGACTGGGCCCAGCCAGACCTGGCTTCCCGAGCACACAGGGGTCTCTCCACCCTCACCCCGGGGCCCTCCAGTGTGCTGGTCGGCTGGTCCCTCACTGTAGGGGTGCACTGGGAAGCAGAGGGGCCCACTAGCCTCAAGAGTCCCATCACTTCACGCCCTCCTGGTCCTGGGTGGCCCCTAATCCTGTCCTGAGACCTGCGTGGCTGTCAGCAAGATCCAGGTCCTCTCTGGACAATGATGCAGTCACACGCAGTCATGCTTGGTCCCATGACTAAACACCtcatttggggacgcctgggtggctcagttggttaagcagctgccttcggctcaggtcatgatcccagcgttctgggatcgagtcccacatcgggctccttgctcggcagggagcctgcttctccctctgcctctagcctgccactctgtctgcctgtgcttgcgctctgtatctctctctctaacaaataaataaaatctttaaaaaaaaaaaaaaaaaaaaaaacacctcatttgAAAACAAGCctgctgggaggagggcaggcaaTGGCCCAGGGGCTCCCGAGGGCACCGGCCCGCAGACACCCAAGGCCTTTGGTCTTTCCAGTGGCCTTTACCGTGAAGCTCTTGAGTTGCACAGGACGTCATGGAAGGCAGCACTCGAGTCACACTAAGTGAAAATGTCCTGATCGGCTCCTCAGCTGGCATGAGGACTCCCCACTACCCTCAGTGGCCCCACACCTAGGCGGCCCCTGGTGATCGGGCCAGGCTCACCGTCTTTCCACGAGCCCTGAGTCATGAATGAATCACCTTCATGCATCCCCATCTTGGCCCTGATCCGCATGCCACCCCACAGCTTCCAGAAAGATCCTTGGAGCCCACAAAGATGATTCTGCCTCCACTGCCTCCACTCAGACCCCACACTATCCCAGGATAACCCCAAAACTCATTAACACGGCCAAGGAGGGCTTCAAAATCTGGCCCAGCTACCTCTGCCCCCCAGGCCCGGCCCCATGGGGAATGTGGAATTCCTTAAGTTTCTAGCCCTGCCCCAGGCTTAGCCACCAGAGTGCCCCAACAAGCCCGTCTGGCCCTGCTAGGAGCTCCACCAAGCAGCCCCTGCGTGGCAGAGAGGGACATGTAGAGAGTGGCTGCCCGGTGGCTTTCTGGCTCCTGTGATCAGAGGGGACTGTGGGAAAGTAGCCCCACGACAGGAAAGCCCCTCAAGCACGAACTCTTCCGGAAAGCTGGCGCTTTCCTTGATGCTTCTCACCTCTTTGCAAGAGTCCCCAGCTCTATTCAAGTTTCCATTGCGCCTTCCATCCAAAACTGTCCGTAAGGGCTCCTGGGAGCTTAGAGGTCTAGAGGACTCAGCCGGAAGCTACCAATCTgcgtcttttcttttcttcttctaggttttgtttatttatttgacagagagatagagccagagaggacaagcgggggaggggtggaggaagagggagaagcagttctctccgccgagcagagagcccagcaggactcgatcccaggaccctgggatcatgacccgagctgaaagcagacgcccaaccgactgagccgcccaggcgcccccgcatCTGTTTTCTTGAGTGCAAAA comes from Mustela erminea isolate mMusErm1 chromosome 9, mMusErm1.Pri, whole genome shotgun sequence and encodes:
- the C9H11orf24 gene encoding uncharacterized protein C11orf24 homolog, with amino-acid sequence MWTALVLVWISSLSLSESQVPSQDARHLVLNQTDNPAKKSVSVMTVPRVLNGISEIMTAVTPSPVPLATGTPVANASSPAVTAGRTLRTDAGTEGSREQVASGAPQPPAPAASQQTPSSTAVRVPPTQVPSGSPLPGTAALTTLATSAQPTTGPVMTAHAPMGTHSPSQHTPGNSTASPTATSGPQVLNVSTQAPATQASTGWPTADTASGPTPTLSSTASEPTRPSVTPVATTAGTTTTTHAQEPTTSSAPAPVPPTSPTPKGEAMSPTTRPSPAPSTHGAAGPGTARTPEHVSPETPPGTASSAPTPGAPGSTKMSATDLCPLSTQGQYVVVTTRPLSPSLVNKGFLLAALFLGVALFVVVVVLLALQAYESYRKKEYTQVDYLINGMYADSEM